Proteins from a single region of Synchiropus splendidus isolate RoL2022-P1 chromosome 3, RoL_Sspl_1.0, whole genome shotgun sequence:
- the LOC128755606 gene encoding dermatan-sulfate epimerase-like protein — MKTMALNWIVYSYLYVPALAFSGVFNATDGEILTDGLLQVKLKPDQWKLKPTVPHPNLYFSQVDVAHLKQRSFTSHGQIFKVIRAAVLSMLSNVPSYMPPAKHVEFTSKWNEIYGNNLPPLALYCLLCPEDTAALQFLLKYMDRMAEYPDWKVTSAPNDEVPIAHSLTGFATAYDFIYSCLDERRRDVYLKKIRSVTEEMFELSRYRGWGKQFLQNHQTTNTLAFLIGALVVGAHNVPESMIWKQVAVSYMEKTMFLLNHVVDGSLDEGVAYGSYTAKSITQYVFLAQRHFNIDNLQNNWLREHFWFYFATLLPGFQRTVGIADSNYNWFYGPESQLVFLDTFVMKNGTGNWLAQQIRKHRPKDGPMGHSFAQRWATLHTEYIWYNPRLTPQPPHNFGRARLHIFSNWGVVTYGAGLPSGQGNTFVSFKSSKLGGRAVYDIVHDKPYSWVDGWNSFNPGHEHPDQNSFTFAPNGQVFVSEALYGPKYSYLNNVLVFSPSPTSHCNSPWEGQLGECAKWLKWTEEGVGDTRGEVIVAASHRDTMFVSGEAASAYSPAMKLASVYRALVLLNSQTLLVLDHVEKASDSPVTSLSAFFHNLDIDFKYVPFKLSDSYNGAMMDVWDAHYKMFWFDTQGHSPETRIQEAEQAAEFKKRWTQYVNVTFPVTGAVTRVAYVLHGPYVKVSSCRFTESSRNGVKLSLNINNSEKIVSIATNYKDIGARSAFLGFGGHCKVEDRNQITRYGLGTQLIPKQITGDSQLFDFGLVVNVVAGVVLCVAIGFLTLQRKFYVCFGRLMRYALLSVLMLWVAELLFLSNSCDQLLCGVKWRGEGNKQIRLYEQRQLALPTILITTLPGSGAEILKHLFYNNSDFVYIRVPTEHLDLPETEFEFDSLVDACEWSRSDAANGRFKVIQGWLHSLVHNTKLHLQNIQLTEGGRARQTRERAALSRDRRKRSRRREPVSELKGKLSTSVDRDAEYVREMRRHIAEFPNARVVLNMRSGSWALKLPFIQEVVGPSLRTIYVVRDPRAWIYVMLYNSKPSLYSLKNIPQHLSLIFKEDATKEGCATSAPEFKTLRMLLSQSESNPVLILAHLWLAHTAAVLRLSETLPEESCLHVKFEDIVNFPLETAENIHTFLGVPVSPAALNQLAFTTSTNLYNLMYEGDISPANINVWRRNMPRKDVRTIEDVCWSVMRRLGYTS, encoded by the coding sequence atgaAGACCATGGCACTGAACTGGAttgtttattcatatttatatgtGCCGGCGCTTGCTTTCTCCGGGGTCTTCAACGCGACCGACGGAGAGATTCTGACAGATGGCTTGCTACAAGTCAAGCTCAAACCTGACCAGTGGAAACTTAAACCCACCGTGCCTCACCCCAATTTGTACTTCAGCCAAGTGGACGTTGCTCACTTGAAACAGCGgtcgttcacctcccacggccAGATATTTAAAGTCATCCGCGCGGCCGTGCTCTCCATGCTGTCAAACGTGCCCTCGTACATGCCGCCTGCCAAGCACGTGGAGTTCACCAGCAAGTGGAATGAGATTTACGGGAATAACCTTCCTCCTCTGGCGCTCTACTGCCTGCTGTGCCCGGAGGACACGGCCGCCCTGCAGTTTCTTCTCAAGTATATGGATCGCATGGCGGAGTACCCGGACTGGAAAGTAACAAGTGCCCCGAATGATGAAGTCCCCATCGCTCACTCGCTGACGGGGTTCGCGACGGCGTATGATTTCATCTACTCCTGCCTGGACGAGCGGCGGCGGGATGTTTACTTGAAGAAAATACGCTCGGTGACGGAGGAGATGTTTGAGTTGTCCAGGTACAGAGGCTGGGGCAAGCAGTTCTTGCAGAACCATCAGACTACAAACACGCTAGCGTTTCTGATTGGCGCCCTGGTGGTCGGCGCTCACAACGTCCCGGAGTCCATGATTTGGAAACAGGTGGCGGTGAGCTACATGGAGAAGACCATGTTCCTCCTCAACCACGTCGTCGACGGGTCGCTGGACGAAGGAGTCGCTTACGGCAGCTACACGGCCAAGTCCATCACCCAGTACGTCTTCTTAGCTCAGCGGCACTTCAACATCGACAATCTTCAGAACAACTGGCTTCGAGAGCACTTCTGGTTTTACTTTGCTACGCTGCTGCCGGGCTTCCAGAGGACGGTGGGCATCGCCGACTCCAACTACAACTGGTTTTACGGGCCCGAGAGCCAGTTGGTTTTCCTGGACACCTTTGTCATGAAGAACGGCACCGGTAATTGGCTGGCCCAACAGATTAGAAAGCATCGACCCAAGGACGGCCCCATGGGGCATTCGTTCGCCCAACGCTGGGCCACGCTTCACACAGAGTACATCTGGTACAACCCCCGCCTCACACCACAACCACCCCACAACTTTGGCAGAGCAAGACTACATATTTTCTCCAACTGGGGCGTGGTGACGTACGGTGCTGGGCTGCCGAGCGGGCAGGGGAACACATTTGTCTCCTTCAAGTCCAGCAAGCTAGGTGGTCGAGCGGTTTACGACATTGTCCACGACAAGCCTTACTCCTGGGTGGACGGCTGGAACAGCTTTAACCCGGGCCACGAGCACCCGGATCAGAACTCTTTCACTTTTGCACCAAACGGACAAGTTTTCGTATCTGAAGCACTTTACGGGCCAAAGTATAGCTACCTTAACAATGTTTTGGTGTTCAGTCCGTCGCCTACCAGCCACTGTAACTCACCGTGGGAGGGTCAGTTGGGGGAGTGCGCAAAGTGGTTAAAGTGGAcggaggagggggtgggtgacACCAGAGGGGAGGTCATCGTCGCTGCCTCGCACAGGGACACGATGTTTGTAAGCGGGGAGGCGGCGTCGGCCTACTCGCCCGCCATGAAGCTAGCGAGCGTGTACAGAGCATTAGTGTTGCTCAACTCCCAGACTCTGCTGGTTCTCGACCACGTGGAGAAGGCGAGCGACTCGCCGGTCACGTCACTCAGCGCGTTCTTCCACAACCTAGACATCGATttcaagtacgttcccttcaAACTGTCGGACAGTTACAACGGGGCCATGATGGACGTGTGGGATGCTCAttacaaaatgttttggttcGACACGCAGGGCCACAGTCCGGAGACTCGCATCCAAGAGGCGGAGCAGGCGGCCGAGTTTAAAAAGAGGTGGACGCAGTACGTAAACGTGACTTTTCCCGTGACGGGCGCGGTCACCCGGGTCGCGTACGTGTTGCATGGCCCCTACGTCAAAGTGTCCAGCTGTAGGTTCACGGAGAGCAGCAGAAATGGAGTGAAGCTTTCATTAAATATCAACAACAGTGAAAAAATAGTGTCGATAGCAACCAATTATAAAGATATAGGAGCCAGGTCGGCTTTTTTGGGATTCGGGGGTCACTGTAAAGTGGAGGACAGGAATCAAATCACGAGGTACGGCCTTGGGACGCAGCTGATCCCCAAACAAATCACCGGTGATAGTCAGCTGTTTGATTTCGGATTGGTTGTCAACGTGGTGGCGGGCGTCGTTCTGTGCGTGGCGATCGGGTTCTTGACCCTGCAGAGGAAGTTTTACGTCTGCTTCGGCAGGCTGATGCGCTACGCCCTGCTGTCGGTGCTCATGCTGTGGGTGGCAGAGCTTCTCTTCCTATCCAACAGCTGCGATCAGCTTCTCTGCGGGGTGAAGTGGCGAGGCGAGGGGAACAAACAAATCCGACTGTACGAGCAGCGTCAGCTCGCCCTCCCCACCATCCTGATCACAACCCTTCCGGGCTCCGGGGCGGAGATACTCAAGCATTTGTTCTACAATAACTCTGATTTTGTTTACATCCGTGTACCTACTGAGCATCTGGACCTTCCCGAGACCGAGTTTGAGTTCGATTCCCTGGTGGACGCGTGCGAGTGGTCGAGGTCGGACGCAGCCAACGGTCGGTTTAAGGTAATTCAGGGCTGGCTGCACTCGCTGGTCCACAACACCAAGCTGCACTTGCAGAACATTCAGCTGACAGAGGGCGGGCGGGCGAGGCAGACCCGTGAGAGAGCCGCGCTCTCCCGGGACCGGAGGAAGAGATCCAGGAGGAGGGAGCCGGTGTCAGAGCTGAAGGGCAAACTCAGCACCAGTGTAGACAGGGACGCGGAGTACGTGAGGGAGATGAGACGGCACATCGCTGAGTTCCCCAACGCCCGCGTGGTGCTAAACATGCGCAGCGGAAGCTGGGCCCTCAAGCTTCCCTTTATTCAGGAGGTGGTGGGACCTTCTCTGAGGACCATCTACGTGGTCCGAGACCCTCGTGCCTGGATCTATGTCATGCTGTATAACAGCAAGCCCAGCCTGTACTCGCTGAAAAACATCCCGCAGCACCTTTCCTTGATATTCAAGGAGGACGCCACCAAGGAGGGCTGTGCCACCTCCGCGCCAGAGTTCAAAACTCTTCGGATGCTTTTGTCCCAATCGGAATCGAACCCCGTGTTGATCCTAGCTCACCTGTGGTTGGCACACACTGCCGCCGTGCTGAGACTGAGCGAGACCCTGCCCGAGGAGTCGTGCCTCCACGTGAAGTTTGAGGACATTGTCAACTTCCCGCTGGAAACGGCGGAGAACATTCACACCTTCTTGGGGGTGCCGGTGTCGCCGGCGGCCCTCAACCAACTGGCGTTCACTACTTCGACCAACCTGTACAATCTCATGTACGAGGGGGATATTTCGCCCGCCAACATCAACGTGTGGAGGCGGAACATGCCGCGCAAGGACGTGAGGACGATCGAGGACGTGTGCTGGAGCGTCATGAGGCGCCTGGGTTACACCAGCTAG